From Actinopolyspora lacussalsi, a single genomic window includes:
- a CDS encoding thiamine transport system substrate-binding protein (product_source=KO:K02064; cath_funfam=3.40.190.10; cleavage_site_network=SignalP-noTM; cog=COG4143; ko=KO:K02064; pfam=PF13343; superfamily=53850; tigrfam=TIGR01254; transmembrane_helix_parts=Inside_1_12,TMhelix_13_30,Outside_31_351) translates to MRRSTARRTRATLAVAVTLLVAGCSLMGTGRDSQAPTVTLVTHDSFVIGDELRKRFQRESGYRLRVLRKGDAGELTNELVLTKDAPIGDVAFGVDSTYLSRAVDNGVFASYRPEGAGRIPIKYGYGANDSPTPVDAGDVCVNIDLRWFEQHDLEPPAELADLAEPRYAGLFAVPDPATSSPGLAFLLNTVSTFGEQGWQNYWRELMNNDVRISSGWQQAYKQDFSGSSGDGSRPIVLSYASSPAAEVDRNGQPRTKALLDTCYRQIEYAGVIDGATNPKGARELMDFLLSWKFQRRMPEQMYVYPVLMGVELPESWQGVAPRPSEPTEMRPQRVERDRAEWIRQWRSLTNR, encoded by the coding sequence TTGAGACGCAGTACCGCACGTCGAACGCGTGCCACGCTGGCAGTGGCAGTCACATTACTGGTGGCCGGATGCTCACTCATGGGCACCGGCCGTGACTCGCAGGCCCCCACCGTGACGCTGGTCACGCACGATTCGTTCGTGATCGGCGACGAATTACGGAAGAGGTTCCAGCGGGAGTCCGGCTACCGGCTCCGAGTCCTGCGCAAGGGAGACGCGGGCGAACTCACCAACGAGCTGGTGCTCACCAAGGACGCCCCGATCGGCGACGTCGCCTTCGGCGTCGACTCCACGTACCTCTCGCGCGCCGTCGACAACGGGGTGTTCGCCTCCTACCGCCCCGAGGGGGCGGGCCGCATCCCGATCAAGTACGGCTACGGCGCCAACGACAGCCCGACACCCGTCGACGCGGGCGACGTCTGCGTCAACATCGATCTGCGCTGGTTCGAACAGCACGACCTCGAACCGCCCGCCGAGCTCGCGGATCTGGCCGAGCCGCGCTACGCGGGCTTGTTCGCGGTTCCCGATCCGGCTACCTCCTCGCCCGGGCTGGCTTTCCTGCTCAACACCGTGTCCACGTTCGGTGAGCAGGGATGGCAGAACTACTGGCGAGAGCTGATGAACAACGACGTTCGCATCTCCTCGGGTTGGCAGCAGGCCTACAAGCAGGACTTCTCCGGCTCGTCCGGCGATGGCTCCCGTCCGATCGTGCTTTCCTACGCCTCCTCACCCGCCGCCGAAGTCGACCGGAACGGACAACCGCGCACCAAGGCACTGCTGGACACGTGCTACCGCCAGATCGAGTACGCCGGTGTCATCGACGGGGCCACGAACCCGAAGGGAGCGCGGGAGCTGATGGACTTCCTGCTCTCGTGGAAGTTCCAGCGCCGGATGCCCGAGCAGATGTACGTCTATCCGGTGCTCATGGGGGTTGAACTGCCGGAGAGCTGGCAGGGCGTCGCCCCGCGACCGTCCGAACCCACCGAGATGAGGCCGCAGCGGGTGGAGCGCGACCGCGCCGAGTGGATACGCCAGTGGCGGTCCCTGACGAACCGGTGA
- a CDS encoding D-amino-acid oxidase (product_source=KO:K00273; cath_funfam=3.50.50.60; cog=COG0665; ko=KO:K00273; pfam=PF01266; superfamily=51971), whose protein sequence is MNGRSPRVLVIGAGVSGLTTAVLLAERGCQVRIRTTEYPGETTSAVAGAIWGPISSGPRDRTVAWARRSHGRFLGLANEPGTGVHLALGTVASREPIAATRPEETRLMTDLRACEPGELPHGFTAGARATLPLIDMPRYLDYLTRRFREAGGELLRSQVPSLSDAAGESRIVVNCTGVGARELVGDAGVLPVLGQHVVVENPGIAEYFVELSESGRWASYMPHGDRLVLGGVAVPYAWDRVPDREITAGILRRCAEIRPELRDAPVREEIVGLRPRSESVRLKVEHYEGARIVHNYGHGGDGVAVSWGCAHEAAELATDE, encoded by the coding sequence ATGAATGGTCGATCGCCGAGGGTTCTGGTCATCGGTGCCGGCGTTTCCGGGCTCACCACGGCCGTGTTGCTCGCCGAACGCGGTTGTCAGGTGCGTATCAGAACCACGGAGTACCCCGGCGAGACCACCTCGGCGGTGGCCGGGGCGATTTGGGGGCCGATCTCGTCGGGTCCCCGTGACCGCACCGTCGCCTGGGCCCGACGCTCCCACGGTCGGTTCCTGGGACTGGCGAACGAGCCGGGCACGGGAGTTCACCTGGCTCTCGGCACTGTGGCCAGTCGGGAGCCGATCGCCGCGACACGGCCCGAGGAGACCCGGCTGATGACGGATCTGCGTGCCTGCGAGCCGGGCGAACTGCCGCACGGGTTCACGGCAGGCGCGCGGGCCACGCTCCCGCTGATCGACATGCCCCGCTATCTGGACTACCTCACCCGTCGGTTCCGCGAGGCGGGTGGTGAGCTGCTCCGCAGCCAGGTGCCGAGCCTCTCGGACGCCGCCGGGGAGAGCCGGATCGTGGTCAACTGCACCGGGGTGGGAGCACGTGAGCTGGTCGGTGACGCCGGTGTGCTGCCCGTGCTCGGGCAACACGTCGTCGTGGAGAACCCGGGGATCGCGGAGTACTTCGTCGAGCTCTCCGAGAGCGGCCGGTGGGCCAGTTACATGCCGCACGGCGATCGGCTGGTGCTCGGCGGTGTCGCGGTGCCGTACGCCTGGGACCGCGTTCCGGACAGGGAGATCACGGCGGGAATCCTGCGTCGCTGTGCCGAGATCCGACCCGAGCTGCGCGACGCGCCCGTCCGGGAGGAGATCGTCGGCCTGCGCCCCAGGAGCGAGAGCGTACGGCTCAAGGTGGAGCACTACGAAGGCGCCCGAATCGTGCACAACTACGGCCACGGCGGCGACGGGGTGGCCGTCTCCTGGGGATGCGCCCACGAGGCGGCCGAGTTGGCCACGGACGAGTAG
- a CDS encoding putative transposase (product_source=KO:K07496; cath_funfam=2.20.20.30; cog=COG0675; ko=KO:K07496; pfam=PF01385,PF07282,PF12323; smart=SM00547; superfamily=57802; tigrfam=TIGR01766), translating to MRTAYKCRAYPDSDQAAQLGRTFGCVRLVWNKTLAQRHRAYHAHGTKTSYTETDAALSRWKKTEDLGFLSEVSSVPLQQTLRHQHTAFANFFAGRAKYPRFKNRNGKQSAHYTRSAFRMRDGTLTLAKQSTPLEFVWSWPDIDPDTIDPTMVVVSREQDGRWYVTFAVDTDDPESAAPTGEALGIDLGVKDFATLSTGETIANPKHLDRKERDLARYQRQMARKQRGSNNRRKAKRKVARAHRKIRHARADFLHRTTTNLVRRADVIAIEDLTVSGMTSSAKGTTDKPGRNVKAKAGLNRAVMDAALGEFRRQLEYKTTRAGKTLAVVDRWYPSSKTCSACGHLLPSLTLSTRAWTCPDCGTRHDRDHNAAKNILAAGRAVAGP from the coding sequence ATGCGGACGGCGTATAAGTGCCGGGCCTACCCGGACTCGGACCAGGCGGCCCAGTTGGGTCGCACGTTCGGGTGCGTGCGCCTCGTGTGGAACAAGACCCTCGCCCAGCGGCACCGCGCCTACCACGCGCACGGCACGAAAACGTCCTACACCGAGACCGACGCCGCCCTGTCGCGGTGGAAGAAGACTGAGGACCTGGGGTTCCTGTCCGAGGTCTCCAGCGTGCCGCTGCAACAGACCCTGCGGCATCAGCACACCGCATTCGCGAACTTCTTCGCCGGACGCGCCAAGTACCCGAGGTTCAAGAACCGCAACGGCAAACAGTCGGCGCACTACACCCGCAGCGCGTTCCGTATGCGCGACGGGACGTTGACGTTGGCGAAACAATCCACACCGCTTGAGTTCGTGTGGTCCTGGCCCGACATCGACCCGGACACGATCGACCCCACGATGGTGGTGGTCTCTCGCGAGCAGGACGGGCGCTGGTACGTGACGTTCGCCGTCGACACCGACGACCCCGAATCCGCCGCGCCCACGGGCGAGGCCCTCGGCATCGACCTCGGCGTGAAGGACTTCGCGACGCTGTCCACTGGCGAGACCATCGCCAACCCCAAGCATCTGGACCGCAAGGAACGCGACCTCGCCCGCTACCAACGACAGATGGCCCGCAAGCAGCGTGGCTCGAACAACCGACGCAAAGCCAAACGCAAGGTCGCCCGCGCGCACCGCAAGATCCGCCACGCCCGCGCCGACTTCCTGCACCGCACCACCACGAACCTCGTGCGACGTGCCGATGTCATCGCGATCGAAGACCTCACCGTGTCCGGCATGACCAGCAGCGCGAAGGGCACCACCGACAAGCCCGGCCGCAACGTCAAAGCCAAGGCCGGGCTCAACCGGGCCGTCATGGACGCCGCGCTGGGCGAGTTCCGGCGCCAGCTGGAATACAAGACCACCCGCGCGGGCAAGACCCTGGCCGTCGTGGACCGGTGGTACCCGTCGTCGAAGACGTGCTCCGCGTGCGGACACCTGCTGCCGAGCTTGACACTCTCCACGCGGGCATGGACGTGCCCCGACTGCGGCACCCGGCACGACCGGGACCACAACGCCGCGAAGAACATCCTTGCCGCTGGTCGAGCGGTAGCCGGGCCATAG
- a CDS encoding dethiobiotin synthetase (product_source=KO:K01935; cath_funfam=3.40.50.300; cog=COG0132; ko=KO:K01935; pfam=PF13500; smart=SM00382; superfamily=52540; tigrfam=TIGR00347): MGRTLFVTGTGTGVGKTVVTAALAATASGSVAVLKPAQTGTVGDDEGDTAAIGRMTGGVERTTGGVTTLELARHRDPLAPAVAARREGTSPVTPERIVAAVARLAASHDLVLVEGAGGLLVPYDDHGGTLADAAASLAAPVLVVCPAGLGALNASTLTVRELRHRGLDCPGLVIGSRPSDPDLAARCNAADLPAVTGVPLLGALPEGSGRLRGAEFHAVAVSGLAPGLGGEWDAVGLGAAR; this comes from the coding sequence ATGGGCAGGACGCTTTTCGTGACCGGTACCGGCACCGGGGTCGGCAAGACCGTGGTCACCGCCGCGTTGGCCGCCACCGCCTCCGGCTCGGTGGCGGTGCTCAAACCCGCGCAGACCGGAACCGTGGGCGACGACGAGGGTGATACCGCCGCGATCGGGCGAATGACCGGTGGGGTCGAGCGAACGACGGGCGGTGTCACCACTCTGGAACTCGCGCGCCACCGCGATCCGTTGGCACCCGCCGTGGCGGCGCGACGCGAGGGGACCTCGCCGGTCACTCCGGAGCGGATCGTCGCGGCGGTCGCTCGGTTGGCCGCCTCGCACGATCTCGTGCTGGTGGAGGGAGCCGGTGGGTTGCTGGTGCCCTATGACGACCACGGCGGCACGCTCGCCGACGCGGCGGCCTCACTGGCCGCGCCGGTGCTGGTGGTGTGCCCGGCGGGACTGGGCGCGTTGAACGCGAGCACGCTGACCGTCCGGGAACTGCGCCACCGTGGGTTGGACTGCCCCGGGCTCGTGATCGGGAGCCGACCGAGTGATCCTGATCTCGCGGCGCGCTGCAACGCGGCCGACCTTCCCGCCGTGACCGGCGTTCCGCTGCTCGGGGCGCTGCCCGAGGGATCCGGGCGACTGCGGGGAGCCGAGTTCCACGCCGTCGCGGTATCGGGGCTGGCGCCCGGACTCGGCGGGGAGTGGGACGCGGTCGGGCTCGGGGCCGCACGGTGA
- a CDS encoding adenosylmethionine-8-amino-7-oxononanoate aminotransferase (product_source=KO:K00833; cath_funfam=3.40.640.10; cog=COG0161; ko=KO:K00833; pfam=PF00202; superfamily=53383; tigrfam=TIGR00508): MLRALSDTPLSPEELSQLDRNHVWHPYSEMPAAAEPLTVTDAQGVRLRTRSERYGQRELIDGMSSWWAAIHGYRHPDLDEAVRRQLDRVGHVMFGGLTHEPAVRLAASLVEITPDPLRHVFPADSGSVAIEVAVKMCLQYWRGRGRAGKRRLLTWRGGYHGDTWHPMSVCDPEGGMHHLWRGALPEQLFAAAPPAGFDAEVERDYLEHFEELLRRHHEELAAVVVEPIVQGAGGMRFHSPEYPRALRELADRYEVLLVFDEIATGFGRTGELFAADHSGVAPDVMCVGKALTGGYLSMAATLCTTRVAEGIARGSVPVLAHGPTFMGNPLAAAVACASLRALLEKDWRTEIGAIESGLRDGLSPVRELPGVRDVRVLGAIGVVQLDHEVDTTAASRAAVEHGVWLRPFRDLIYTMPPYVIGPEELATVTEAVRAAAAAG, translated from the coding sequence GTGCTCAGAGCCCTGTCGGACACACCGCTGTCACCGGAAGAACTGTCCCAACTGGATAGAAATCACGTCTGGCACCCCTATTCGGAGATGCCCGCCGCCGCGGAGCCGCTGACCGTGACCGACGCCCAGGGGGTGAGGCTGCGCACCCGCTCCGAGCGGTACGGGCAGCGGGAACTCATCGACGGCATGTCCTCCTGGTGGGCGGCGATCCACGGCTACCGCCACCCCGACCTCGACGAGGCGGTTCGGCGGCAGCTCGACCGTGTGGGTCACGTGATGTTCGGCGGCCTCACCCACGAACCCGCCGTGCGGCTCGCCGCGAGCCTCGTCGAGATCACCCCCGACCCGCTGCGGCACGTCTTCCCGGCCGACTCCGGCTCGGTGGCGATCGAGGTGGCGGTCAAGATGTGTCTGCAGTACTGGCGCGGTCGGGGGCGGGCCGGGAAACGACGGTTGCTCACCTGGCGCGGCGGCTATCACGGCGACACCTGGCATCCGATGTCGGTGTGTGACCCGGAAGGCGGGATGCACCACCTGTGGCGCGGTGCGCTGCCCGAGCAGCTCTTCGCCGCGGCTCCACCCGCCGGGTTCGATGCCGAGGTCGAGCGCGACTACCTCGAGCACTTCGAGGAACTGCTGCGGCGCCACCACGAGGAACTGGCCGCCGTCGTGGTGGAACCGATCGTGCAGGGCGCGGGCGGCATGCGGTTCCACTCGCCCGAGTACCCGCGCGCGCTGCGCGAGCTGGCCGACCGTTACGAGGTGCTGCTCGTCTTCGACGAGATCGCCACCGGCTTCGGACGTACGGGCGAGCTGTTCGCCGCCGACCACTCCGGGGTCGCGCCGGACGTGATGTGCGTGGGAAAGGCGCTCACCGGTGGTTACCTCAGCATGGCCGCGACGTTGTGCACCACCCGCGTCGCCGAGGGGATAGCGCGGGGCTCGGTGCCCGTGCTGGCGCACGGACCCACCTTCATGGGCAATCCCCTCGCCGCCGCGGTGGCCTGCGCCTCGTTGCGGGCACTGTTGGAGAAGGACTGGCGCACCGAGATCGGTGCGATCGAGTCCGGGTTGCGGGACGGGCTGTCCCCGGTGCGGGAGCTGCCCGGGGTGCGCGATGTGCGAGTGCTCGGAGCGATCGGTGTCGTACAGCTCGATCACGAGGTGGACACCACCGCCGCGAGTCGTGCCGCGGTCGAGCACGGGGTGTGGCTCCGTCCGTTCCGCGACCTGATCTACACCATGCCGCCCTACGTGATCGGTCCCGAGGAGCTGGCCACGGTGACCGAGGCCGTTCGCGCGGCGGCGGCAGCGGGGTGA
- a CDS encoding 8-amino-7-oxononanoate synthase (product_source=KO:K00652; cath_funfam=3.40.640.10; cog=COG0156; ko=KO:K00652; pfam=PF00155; superfamily=53383; tigrfam=TIGR00858) has product MAPRTTTPDEPDPETVFDRLDREAERRDRAGLTRRPPTRSAAESTLDLAGNDYLGLATHRAVTGAAADAARLWGAGSTGSRLVTGTTESHAKLETELAEFYGTESALVFSSGYTANLAMITALADERSVLVSDRHNHASLIDGCRLSRAGVRIVDHTDPDAAANELSRHPGSGLLLTESVFSVDGDTAPLREALRVCRVNGAALLVDDAHGLGVLGAGGAGALTEFGMRAAPDVVSTVTLSKSLGAQGGAVLGPHRVIEHLRQTARTFVFDTGLAPPAVAAAAAALGVLREQPGRGARVREVAEGLHRELVRRGVPATRPGAAVLGIPVGGANAAVAWAAACLRHGVRVGCFRPPSVPDGDARLRLTARADLGPERLTEVAAVIAETAPEGTG; this is encoded by the coding sequence ATGGCCCCTCGGACCACCACTCCCGACGAGCCGGATCCGGAAACGGTGTTCGACCGACTGGACCGGGAAGCCGAACGCCGTGACCGCGCGGGGCTGACCAGGAGACCACCGACTAGATCGGCGGCGGAGAGCACACTGGACCTCGCGGGCAACGACTACCTCGGGCTGGCGACCCACCGCGCGGTCACCGGAGCGGCCGCGGACGCCGCACGGCTGTGGGGAGCGGGCTCGACCGGTTCCCGCCTGGTCACCGGCACAACCGAGTCGCACGCCAAGCTGGAGACCGAACTCGCGGAGTTCTACGGGACGGAATCGGCGCTGGTGTTCTCCTCGGGATACACCGCCAACCTGGCGATGATCACAGCGTTGGCCGACGAGCGTTCGGTACTCGTCTCCGACCGCCACAACCACGCCTCGCTCATCGACGGGTGCAGACTCTCCCGGGCCGGGGTGCGCATCGTGGACCACACCGATCCCGACGCGGCGGCGAACGAGCTCTCCCGGCATCCGGGGTCCGGGCTGCTGCTGACCGAGTCGGTGTTCTCCGTGGACGGTGACACCGCACCGCTGCGGGAGGCGCTGCGGGTCTGTCGCGTGAACGGCGCGGCGCTGCTGGTCGACGACGCGCACGGCCTCGGCGTGCTCGGTGCGGGCGGGGCGGGCGCGCTGACCGAGTTCGGCATGCGCGCCGCACCGGACGTGGTGAGCACGGTGACCCTGTCCAAGTCGCTGGGAGCACAGGGCGGGGCGGTGCTGGGGCCGCACCGCGTGATCGAGCACCTCAGGCAGACCGCCCGCACGTTCGTTTTCGACACCGGCCTGGCCCCGCCGGCCGTCGCGGCGGCAGCGGCGGCGTTGGGGGTGCTGCGGGAGCAGCCGGGGCGTGGCGCACGGGTGCGCGAGGTGGCCGAAGGACTGCACCGGGAACTGGTGCGACGCGGCGTGCCCGCCACCCGGCCCGGGGCCGCGGTGCTGGGCATCCCCGTGGGCGGGGCGAACGCCGCCGTGGCGTGGGCCGCGGCATGCCTGCGCCACGGCGTACGAGTGGGGTGCTTCCGGCCGCCCTCGGTTCCCGACGGTGACGCGCGGTTGCGGCTGACGGCGCGGGCCGATCTGGGCCCGGAACGGCTCACCGAGGTGGCAGCCGTGATCGCCGAAACCGCTCCGGAAGGCACCGGGTGA
- a CDS encoding hypothetical protein (product_source=Hypo-rule applied; pfam=PF04672; superfamily=53335), giving the protein MTEAGSPPESATPVHIDTSKASIARVYDAFLGGKDNYEVDRQVFEGVKQAAPEAADLAWDNREFLIRTIRFLASQTDISQFLDCGSGLPTAENTHQVAQRLNPEARVVYVDNDPVVLAHGRALLEENEKTHFSPADIFQPRTILEDPVVNAHIDFSQPLALLQVGTLHHYVGERDPGDIMREYIEALPSGSFVVLSHFYDPRDDDYYTALANRMDDRFTHSPMGSGKFRTEQQIRSMFPGLELVDPGLVRCCDWWPDGPRYKQEPEVSNCIVGAVGRKP; this is encoded by the coding sequence ATGACCGAAGCAGGATCCCCGCCGGAGAGCGCTACTCCGGTACACATCGATACGAGCAAGGCGAGTATCGCCAGGGTCTACGACGCATTTCTCGGTGGCAAGGACAACTACGAAGTCGATCGGCAAGTCTTCGAGGGAGTCAAGCAGGCAGCGCCGGAAGCGGCTGACCTGGCCTGGGACAACCGCGAATTCCTGATTCGGACGATCCGTTTCCTGGCCAGCCAGACCGACATCTCGCAGTTCCTGGACTGCGGTTCCGGTTTACCGACCGCCGAGAACACCCATCAAGTGGCGCAGCGGCTCAACCCCGAGGCCAGGGTCGTCTACGTGGACAACGATCCGGTGGTGCTCGCCCACGGCCGTGCGTTGCTGGAGGAGAACGAGAAGACCCACTTCAGCCCGGCCGACATCTTCCAGCCGCGAACCATTCTGGAAGACCCGGTGGTCAACGCCCACATCGACTTCTCCCAGCCGCTGGCACTGCTCCAGGTCGGAACACTGCACCACTACGTCGGCGAACGCGACCCCGGCGACATCATGCGGGAGTACATCGAGGCGTTGCCCTCGGGATCGTTCGTGGTTCTGAGTCACTTCTACGATCCGCGGGACGACGACTACTACACCGCGCTGGCCAACAGGATGGACGACCGATTCACCCACAGTCCGATGGGAAGTGGGAAGTTCCGCACCGAACAACAGATCCGGAGCATGTTCCCGGGGCTGGAACTGGTGGATCCGGGGCTGGTGCGGTGCTGTGACTGGTGGCCGGACGGCCCCCGCTACAAGCAGGAGCCGGAAGTGTCGAACTGCATCGTCGGAGCCGTGGGCCGCAAGCCCTGA
- a CDS encoding transcriptional regulator with XRE-family HTH domain (product_source=COG1396; cog=COG1396; pfam=PF13560; smart=SM00530; superfamily=47413) — MTTVDSGEPDDEHVEEHPKPTARRIVLGAQLRRLRERADITRAQAADEIRGSESKISRIELAKVSLKERDVRDLLKCYGVTDDEQQQPFLEMVRESKQPGWWNRYSDLMPDWFQDFVGLEESASRIQTYELQFVPGLLQIEPYAKAIASHGRPELADENVRRRVALRMQRQKLLNGPQAPRVWAVIDESVLHRPIGGLDVMRQQLDHLLEMTKRSTITLQVVPYRLSGYAAEGSFSMLRFAEPELPNLVYVEHLAGALHLDKPEEIEQYSRVFDHLTVDAETPEESRKLLHKVRAEL, encoded by the coding sequence ATGACCACCGTCGATTCCGGCGAACCCGATGACGAACACGTCGAGGAACATCCGAAACCGACAGCCAGGCGAATCGTGTTGGGCGCACAGCTGCGCAGGCTGCGCGAGAGAGCCGACATCACGCGCGCCCAGGCAGCGGACGAGATTCGCGGGTCCGAATCCAAAATCAGCCGGATCGAGCTCGCCAAGGTCAGCCTGAAGGAACGCGATGTCCGCGACCTGCTCAAGTGCTACGGGGTCACCGACGACGAGCAACAACAGCCGTTCCTGGAAATGGTGCGCGAGTCCAAACAGCCCGGCTGGTGGAACCGCTACAGCGATCTGATGCCCGATTGGTTCCAGGACTTCGTCGGTCTGGAGGAGTCCGCCTCGCGGATCCAGACCTACGAACTCCAGTTCGTGCCGGGACTGCTGCAGATCGAGCCCTACGCCAAAGCCATCGCCAGTCACGGCAGACCGGAGCTGGCCGACGAGAACGTCCGGCGCAGGGTGGCACTGCGCATGCAGCGGCAGAAACTGCTCAACGGGCCGCAAGCCCCTCGGGTGTGGGCGGTGATCGACGAGTCCGTGTTACACCGGCCGATCGGTGGACTCGACGTGATGCGGCAACAGTTGGACCACCTGCTGGAAATGACCAAGCGTTCCACCATCACGCTGCAGGTGGTCCCGTACCGGCTCAGCGGTTACGCCGCGGAGGGCTCGTTCAGCATGTTGCGCTTCGCGGAGCCCGAGCTTCCGAATCTGGTCTACGTCGAACATCTCGCGGGCGCGCTGCACCTGGACAAACCGGAGGAGATCGAACAGTACAGCAGGGTGTTCGACCACCTGACCGTGGACGCCGAGACCCCGGAGGAGTCCAGGAAGCTGTTGCACAAGGTGCGGGCGGAACTCTGA
- a CDS encoding hypothetical protein (product_source=Hypo-rule applied; pfam=PF04149) — protein sequence MSEMTRTSTSAAELPSVRWRKSRHSGAIGNCVEVAALNGGEVAMRNSRDPEGTALIYTRAEIAAFVAGAKDGEFDDFIS from the coding sequence ATGAGCGAGATGACCCGCACCAGCACCTCGGCTGCCGAGCTGCCGAGTGTGCGGTGGCGCAAGAGCAGGCACAGCGGTGCGATCGGGAACTGTGTGGAGGTCGCCGCGCTCAACGGCGGCGAGGTCGCCATGCGCAATTCCCGTGACCCGGAAGGCACCGCTCTCATTTACACCCGTGCCGAGATCGCCGCGTTCGTGGCCGGCGCGAAGGACGGAGAGTTCGATGACTTCATCAGCTGA
- a CDS encoding hypothetical protein (product_source=Hypo-rule applied; cath_funfam=1.10.510.10; superfamily=51735), producing the protein MTSSADTQCDSDARLRELMARGFQFMQSTDSRGELRALVGVRGHDNVIDVVRLESEDHVTATRMPSYEENVFEPSTTWWHSSGQVCDVIDRLLELPDDHTPGSLLVAAGL; encoded by the coding sequence ATGACTTCATCAGCTGACACCCAGTGCGATTCGGACGCGCGACTGCGCGAACTGATGGCCCGGGGTTTTCAGTTCATGCAGTCCACCGATTCCCGTGGCGAGCTGCGGGCGCTGGTCGGCGTGCGTGGGCACGACAACGTCATCGACGTGGTGCGCCTCGAATCGGAGGACCACGTGACGGCGACCAGGATGCCGAGCTACGAGGAGAACGTCTTCGAACCGAGCACCACCTGGTGGCATTCCAGCGGCCAGGTATGCGACGTGATCGACCGACTGCTCGAACTCCCCGACGACCACACTCCCGGATCCCTGCTGGTCGCCGCCGGACTCTAG
- a CDS encoding flavin reductase (DIM6/NTAB) family NADH-FMN oxidoreductase RutF (product_source=COG1853; cath_funfam=2.30.110.10; cog=COG1853; pfam=PF01613; smart=SM00903; superfamily=50475), with the protein MSIHSTGPPSTSDVTAEVFRETMASVCAPVTIVTTMSGDKPYGATVSAFASLSTTPPMVLVALDRRSTLLMRLCSSRRFGVNVLGSKQADTAMRFTRQEIDRFAGLDWYVDQELPRIAHTAGWLACELAELVEGGDHLVAFGRVTTADSTPQSPLTYHRRSFGTHRTLGLSDRTGNPHSVGDGPP; encoded by the coding sequence GTGTCCATCCACTCGACCGGTCCTCCGAGCACCTCGGACGTAACAGCGGAGGTGTTTCGTGAAACCATGGCTTCGGTTTGCGCGCCCGTCACCATCGTCACCACCATGAGCGGTGACAAGCCGTACGGCGCCACGGTGAGTGCGTTCGCTTCGCTGTCCACGACACCACCGATGGTGCTCGTTGCTCTCGACCGACGTTCCACCTTACTGATGAGACTGTGCTCTTCCCGGCGATTCGGAGTGAACGTGCTCGGGTCGAAGCAGGCGGATACCGCGATGCGGTTTACTCGACAGGAGATCGATCGCTTCGCGGGACTCGATTGGTATGTGGACCAAGAGTTGCCACGAATCGCGCATACAGCCGGTTGGTTGGCGTGCGAGCTGGCCGAGCTTGTGGAAGGCGGCGACCATCTTGTGGCATTCGGTCGTGTAACGACAGCCGACAGCACACCGCAGAGTCCGCTCACCTACCATCGCCGTTCCTTCGGCACACACCGCACTCTGGGATTGAGTGACAGGACGGGTAATCCTCATTCGGTCGGCGATGGCCCACCGTAG